The window tctattttttttcaaatggaatgCGCAGACTTGcattgcaaatattatttcttaaagtaaaaatatcaaatctataGAGAAGGCTGACGGTTTGGACAATGCATAAGCTGGCTTAGGAGTGGCGGCTAAAGGGGTAAGGTGGCAGATTGGGATGAGGGGAGTGAATATTGGTGGGGCGTGATATACAAATATGGccgggaaaagaaaagaggaaaacaaaagagaggGGGGGGAGGTGGTGGAGGGGAGGCGGAAGTGGCGGTGGAGATGAGGCCAGATGGTCTACATACCATCCCATTCATCTAAATCTTAAAATTCAAGCAAAAAATGTGAGAGatcttacaatatatataacacaaagATTACCAACTAATGTTTTTAGCGAGTACTGTTTTAGTACAAAGAAGTCATGATTAAAGTTTTCAACTCTTCTTGTTCAATAAattgcaaaataataataataacaataatactAATGCTGAAATCacccaaaaaaaagaatactTTGAACAGTTAGTTGCTTATAAGGTATAACTGCCAATCAACTGTCATGGTAACATATGATTaggaataaaaatgatgaaaactgTAAAAATGAGTAATTTCAAAAAACATCAGTAAAATAATGTGGTAATAGCACATATGACACAACTGTGAGCATCCTAATTGCTGCCACAGGTTCATATACGATTCTTTGTATGTTTTATGTACAACATTCTTCAGTGAcagaaggaaaatgaaattctctctctttgccttttCGAGTGATCACAAACAGAGTGATCACAAACAAAGAGTCGATCCAATGATCCCGTCATCCCCGGCAGCTGCACACTACCCCTTCAGGTTCACAGGAAATAGTATTCTGAGTGTCAGAAGATATCTATTGTGAGAATTGATATATATGTTGCTTGTGTCTGTCTACTCTTTTTGCTACAATTACTCGTAATATTGTTACCGGCAACATTGAGCTTGCACTGTGTAATAATGGCATGCACATGCTGTTGAGATTCAAGGTCGATACATCTTGCCATGAATGCCTTCACCATCTGGTGTTTTCCCATTAAGATGTACGGTGCTCGTCACCCAAGCTGGCTTGAGGGGTCTCTGCTTTAGAGCACAGGAAATCAAATGAAAATCTAATAATCTagcatttcaaaagaaatggaGCAACAACAGCTTCTCCAGTCATACACTATGCAgcaaacatttttttacatatgtTTTCTACAAACACTATGcaccaaacattttttttcaatatgttttataatggagtttgtaaaagtgaatggataaagttgaaaagttgtttgaatataattttttagcgTAGTTTTTGCTTAGGTTTgtgtaaaagttgttttgatttGTGTGTTTTGCTGTACTTAAAAAAGACATTGGAcaaaagttgaaataaaatttttttaagattgaaGGAGGTTTAGATTgaagttgaaaattttatttgaaatttgtttggAAAAGTGTTAACCCTACATGGACTCTTTCCAAACCATACCCAGCTCAATGAGATATCAACAGATGCGTGATAGTAACAAGCGGTAGATACTTGCATCCTGTATTGAACTGGTCCAAGGCGACACCAATAATAACTCAATAATAACTCTCTCTCCCCGTCTCTCCCTGGTATAAATTCCATCCTTGCTCATGCAATTGTGGATGCATACCCCCTTCAAGTTCCCCTGGTGATATAAGCAACGTGTACATATGTTCTTCGGCCAGAGAATCACAATCATTTTTGCCACAAAGGGTGATAAACTAACCATGTGACAGGTTAAGTGGAGAACTGCAACTAATGCATATATTCACAATTGTCAAAACCCTACCGGTGGGTTTGGGGAAGTTTGGAATCTTCTTACCTCATCTGACATAGATTTGTTTCGTTCCATAAGGTGATCTATTTGTTGCAGATTCATCCCATACCATTCATCAATCCAACCAAAGCAATGACGATGACTTTCCAAAAATAGAGCCCTCTCACCCtacacaaataataaaaataaatgaaataaacaaaacacatgaataaccatttttttcattattcttttttttttggaggctAAGGAAAGATCTGACACTAGTACACTAGAGTAATGAAATCATTGTTCTAGGTTTACCGTATCCATTCTTTCTATTCTTActtcattttgttctttttttttccttagatCTAGATTGTTTTAGATGTCTATAACATTAAACTATCTCAATCCTTTGTTTCCTTTTCCCATTTTGCTtgaggattttttatttttcaaattttcttccaCCTTAGTATGTCCTTGAAAACATGTCATAAGCCAAATTTTGCAAGAAAGTTTCCTATATCTATCCCAAATTACTACCAAAAGAACATAAGAAAAGGGAGAATAAAACCCAGTTACAGAGCATTATATTTTCCATACTTGCAGGTCTACCTCATTCCCTGAACTAGCAGAGTTCTAGTAAATAACTGGAGGAAAAGTAGAATGGAAACAGGTTGAGCATTGAGAATTATAATCTGATAAAGCTATGAACTGTACCATAAGCATTACATTGGGTAGTTATCATTTCTTTACTaattatgtttgaaaaaaagaatgaatagtgcagaaaaaagtgaaaattcaGAATCAATGGTAGGATGTTGACTTAAGTTATGGTCCagttgaaaatttatattttcattgaaACTCCAAATCATTGATGTCAAGATCCTGTTGGTCTTAGCTACTGATTGAAATATGTATTTCATTAGGTAAAGCCGCAAAAcacagaaaagaaagaaaagaaattagaatgaTTGTCGCACCAAATAGTTTATAGTCATAGtatgttaaaatttttgaaGTCAAGGAGATGGTACCGCTAGCAGGGTCTGCTCAAGCCGACGACCAAAACCCCAGTAGGGTGCATCAATTGTCACCAATTTGTATGCAGTCATAACCGGATCACACCTATCCTGTGAATGAATTTAGGAATGTTAAAACACAAGCTAGTCTTACATTCACAAAACATGCAATCAGCAGCTTCCAGTTTTACAAAGGAAAATTACCTATAAAAGAGTAATAGCAAAATGCAATGTGGCTTTGAATGACCACTTAAGAGCatttcagaaaaataatttgagcCCTTTAGTAAAATGAGGTAAACAATATTGTGATTGCTTAAAGAGGGGAAAAATGCAAGCCAAAGTTCCATGAGAtacaaataacaatattaaactATATGTACAGAAATTCCAACCTGCCACCCTTTCGCAAGAGGACCACGGCCTGTTCTTTCTGATTTGAACTTGGAAAAGTCTATGCTGCAATTTCCAACTAAGTAACTCCAGCAATCCTTTCCCGGAATAGCTATATCGATATATTCCACTTGCCTGGCTGCTAGTTGTTCTTTGGTCAAACCATGCACCTGGTTTGTCAACTTCACAGTTGAGAGGGCCAAAAAACCAACACAAAAGAGAAGGTAGAATACAATTTGATTTCGTACCAGATGAAGAATTTAAATCCATGTGATAGCTAACATATAGCTGAGGCTTTAGACTTGTATGGTACTCTTGTAAGTAACTGATTTTCTGTTAAGCCttttggttttgggatttttttgtaACCCCCAGACTATATTCTAGTACTATGGTATTCCACCGTTGagagttttcaataatatttgtCCTCTACTTTAAAAAAAGCATCCAATGAAGCTAAAGTGAGGGCACAGATAccggaaagaaaagaaaggtagGAATAGAATGTGATGAACTCATTAAATACATGCAATTGCTAACAATTAACATAAAGATAAAGCTTTGAGTTTTACAAATGTGGACAAAGGAAACAGAGAGATTTAAAGAAACAAACATTTTCTGAGTGCCCATTGTCAGCTCTATGAACAGTTTCAATGGTTAACTGAAACTTCGAAAACTGTGGGCACTACAAAACAGAAAAACCAAGAATATATCAATGCTGTGAACTATAGTATTTCCAGAAAGATTAATGAAATTGAAGTTTGATTGGAAAGAGAGAATTTTTACCTTGAGTACTGGGAAATGTGGCATCCATTTGcagataaaaaaacaaaaaaaagatgttAATAAAAGTATGTAAAGAAACATCCAATGAGTAATGTCTAGAGACATGACAAACCTGATTTGCAGCTTGGGTATGCGTTCCAGGCTTCCTCTCTCATGACGAGAGCTTGAGCTGGTGCAAATTTCGTAAGCCAAGAAGGAACTTTGCTGCAGAAAGATGTTGAGATTAAGAGAGTATAATATCTGTAAGTCTATAAGTTATGACATTCTATTCCAAGAAACCAGACAACTCCTGTCAATAATAAAGAAAGCAGAAGTAAAGTGGATACCTGAATGCCAAGTATGGTTTAGGAATCAGAATTTGAGTTCGGTTTGGATAAAATTGACAATTTTCTAGACATGATTGGCTCGATAGAAATAATAGAACAAAACAATTTGCATCTTCAATACGCAAACCTATGGGATAACAACTTCTTTTCTACTACattatataacatttttcatcaCTCAAAATTTACCTTTGCAGACGATAAACTTTAGAAGTGTATTGACCCGTTCCATACACATCATCTTCAAAGGGTCTGCTCTCTAATACTTCAATCCCTTCAGTACTAGTCGTGTTCTTTTGCTGCATCTTCGTGACCATGTACATCTGTGCTATCCCGTACTGCAATATGAATTCAAacgaatttgtttttaaaaatgttaaaacttTAAACAGAAAGAAATCTCAATCCTGTCAGAGATGAGATGGGTATCACTGTGACTGAAACTTACCTCTTCCAGCGAAACGGGCATGACAATCCGACTTCAGAACATCACCCATTGAAAGGTTCTCAGCTAAGGAAACGTAATAAAGAACTGT is drawn from Juglans regia cultivar Chandler chromosome 5, Walnut 2.0, whole genome shotgun sequence and contains these coding sequences:
- the LOC109020117 gene encoding phosphatidylinositol transfer protein 1-like isoform X2 → MVLIKEFRIVMPVSLEEYGIAQMYMVTKMQQKNTTSTEGIEVLESRPFEDDVYGTGQYTSKVYRLQSKVPSWLTKFAPAQALVMREEAWNAYPSCKSVLKCPQFSKFQLTIETVHRADNGHSENVHGLTKEQLAARQVEYIDIAIPGKDCWSYLVGNCSIDFSKFKSERTGRGPLAKGWQDRCDPVMTAYKLVTIDAPYWGFGRRLEQTLLAGERALFLESHRHCFGWIDEWYGMNLQQIDHLMERNKSMSDERPLKPAWVTSTVHLNGKTPDGEGIHGKMYRP
- the LOC109020117 gene encoding phosphatidylinositol transfer protein 1-like isoform X1, which gives rise to MVLIKEFRIVMPVSLEEYGIAQMYMVTKMQQKNTTSTEGIEVLESRPFEDDVYGTGQYTSKVYRLQSKVPSWLTKFAPAQALVMREEAWNAYPSCKSVLKCPQFSKFQLTIETVHRADNGHSENVHGLTKEQLAARQVEYIDIAIPGKDCWSYLVGNCSIDFSKFKSERTGRGPLAKGWQDRCDPVMTAYKLVTIDAPYWGFGRRLEQTLLAGERALFLESHRHCFGWIDEWYGMNLQQIDHLMERNKSMSDEQRPLKPAWVTSTVHLNGKTPDGEGIHGKMYRP